In one window of Pseudoliparis swirei isolate HS2019 ecotype Mariana Trench chromosome 15, NWPU_hadal_v1, whole genome shotgun sequence DNA:
- the ark2ca gene encoding E3 ubiquitin-protein ligase RNF165 isoform X2 produces the protein MVLVHVGYLVLPVFGSVRNRGAHFTRHQHSHATSCRHFALGAPQAPISAEFPLGHAGQPPPQTGLAAHLPPPAHQPPLTALPAPPQFQDVPGPPFLPQALHQQYLIQQQLLEAQHRRILPHSRRTQERLPLNPHRMRSGYEFSHPLHVPQQMTQQQQRYLAEGTDWDLSVDAGLPHHQYQLQQLPQHYQHYLASPRMHHFPRNTSSAQVVVHEIRNYPYPQLHLLALQSLNPSRHATAVRESYELLQLEDRLGSVSRGAVQTTIERFTFPHKYKKRKPLLLKIEEEEEETDVDEKCTICLSMLEDGEDVRRLPCMHLFHQGCVDQWLATSRKCPICRVDIETQLNPDS, from the exons ATGGTGTTAGTACATGTTGGATATCTGGTTCTCCCCGTCTTCGGCTCAGTTAGAAATAGAG GAGCTCACTTCACCAGGCACCAGCACAGCCATGCGACCTCCTGCCGACACTTTGCCCTGGGCGCTCCCCAGGCGCCCATCTCGGCGGAGTTCCCCCTGGGACACGCCGGTCAGCCGCCGCCTCAGACCGGCCTCGCCGCCCACCTGCCGCCGCCGGCACACCAGCCGCCGCTCACTGCCCTGCCCGCACCCCCTCAGTTCCAAGATGTGCCGGGACCTCCATTCCTACCTCAGGCCTTACACCAGCAATACCTCATCCAGCAGCAGCTTCTCGAAGCGCAGCACCGCAGGATCCTCCCGCACTCCAG AAGAACCCAGGAGCGTCTTCCCCTGAACCCTCACCGGATGCGCTCGGGCTACGAGTTCTCCCACCCCCTCCACGTTCCCCAGCAAAtgacgcagcagcagcagcggtacCTGGCCGAAGGCACCGACTG GGATCTCAGCGTGGACGCCGGCCTCCCTCACCACCAGTACCAGCTCCAGCAGCTTCCACAGCACTATCAGCATTACCTGGCCTCCCCTCGGATGCACCACTTCCCCAGGAACACGTCCTCTGCACAAGTG GTTGTGCATGAAATCAGAAACTACCCGTACCCCCAGCTGCACCTGTTGGCCCTGCAGAGCCTGAACCCCTCGCGGCACGCCACCGCCGTGAGAGAAAGCTACGAG CTGTTGCAGCTGGAGGACCGGCTGGGGAGTGTCAGCAGAGGAGCGGTCCAGACGACCATCGAGCGATTCACCTTCCCACACAAATACAAGAAG AGGAAGCCCCTGCTGCTGAagattgaggaggaggaggaggaaaccgaCGTGGACGAGAAATGCACCATCTGTCTGTCCATGctggaggacggagaggacgtcAG gaGATTGCCCTGCATGCACCTCTTCCACCAGGGCTGCGTGGACCAATGGCTGGCCACCAGCAGGAAGTGTCCCATCTGTCGAGTGGACATCGAAACACAGCTGAACCCCGACAGCTGA
- the ark2ca gene encoding E3 ubiquitin-protein ligase RNF165 isoform X3, producing the protein MDTIFCLGAHFTRHQHSHATSCRHFALGAPQAPISAEFPLGHAGQPPPQTGLAAHLPPPAHQPPLTALPAPPQFQDVPGPPFLPQALHQQYLIQQQLLEAQHRRILPHSRRTQERLPLNPHRMRSGYEFSHPLHVPQQMTQQQQRYLAEGTDWDLSVDAGLPHHQYQLQQLPQHYQHYLASPRMHHFPRNTSSAQVVVHEIRNYPYPQLHLLALQSLNPSRHATAVRESYEELLQLEDRLGSVSRGAVQTTIERFTFPHKYKKRKPLLLKIEEEEEETDVDEKCTICLSMLEDGEDVRRLPCMHLFHQGCVDQWLATSRKCPICRVDIETQLNPDS; encoded by the exons ATGGATACAATCTTCTGTCTAG GAGCTCACTTCACCAGGCACCAGCACAGCCATGCGACCTCCTGCCGACACTTTGCCCTGGGCGCTCCCCAGGCGCCCATCTCGGCGGAGTTCCCCCTGGGACACGCCGGTCAGCCGCCGCCTCAGACCGGCCTCGCCGCCCACCTGCCGCCGCCGGCACACCAGCCGCCGCTCACTGCCCTGCCCGCACCCCCTCAGTTCCAAGATGTGCCGGGACCTCCATTCCTACCTCAGGCCTTACACCAGCAATACCTCATCCAGCAGCAGCTTCTCGAAGCGCAGCACCGCAGGATCCTCCCGCACTCCAG AAGAACCCAGGAGCGTCTTCCCCTGAACCCTCACCGGATGCGCTCGGGCTACGAGTTCTCCCACCCCCTCCACGTTCCCCAGCAAAtgacgcagcagcagcagcggtacCTGGCCGAAGGCACCGACTG GGATCTCAGCGTGGACGCCGGCCTCCCTCACCACCAGTACCAGCTCCAGCAGCTTCCACAGCACTATCAGCATTACCTGGCCTCCCCTCGGATGCACCACTTCCCCAGGAACACGTCCTCTGCACAAGTG GTTGTGCATGAAATCAGAAACTACCCGTACCCCCAGCTGCACCTGTTGGCCCTGCAGAGCCTGAACCCCTCGCGGCACGCCACCGCCGTGAGAGAAAGCTACGAG GAGCTGTTGCAGCTGGAGGACCGGCTGGGGAGTGTCAGCAGAGGAGCGGTCCAGACGACCATCGAGCGATTCACCTTCCCACACAAATACAAGAAG AGGAAGCCCCTGCTGCTGAagattgaggaggaggaggaggaaaccgaCGTGGACGAGAAATGCACCATCTGTCTGTCCATGctggaggacggagaggacgtcAG gaGATTGCCCTGCATGCACCTCTTCCACCAGGGCTGCGTGGACCAATGGCTGGCCACCAGCAGGAAGTGTCCCATCTGTCGAGTGGACATCGAAACACAGCTGAACCCCGACAGCTGA
- the ark2ca gene encoding E3 ubiquitin-protein ligase RNF165 isoform X1 has product MVLVHVGYLVLPVFGSVRNRGAHFTRHQHSHATSCRHFALGAPQAPISAEFPLGHAGQPPPQTGLAAHLPPPAHQPPLTALPAPPQFQDVPGPPFLPQALHQQYLIQQQLLEAQHRRILPHSRRTQERLPLNPHRMRSGYEFSHPLHVPQQMTQQQQRYLAEGTDWDLSVDAGLPHHQYQLQQLPQHYQHYLASPRMHHFPRNTSSAQVVVHEIRNYPYPQLHLLALQSLNPSRHATAVRESYEELLQLEDRLGSVSRGAVQTTIERFTFPHKYKKRKPLLLKIEEEEEETDVDEKCTICLSMLEDGEDVRRLPCMHLFHQGCVDQWLATSRKCPICRVDIETQLNPDS; this is encoded by the exons ATGGTGTTAGTACATGTTGGATATCTGGTTCTCCCCGTCTTCGGCTCAGTTAGAAATAGAG GAGCTCACTTCACCAGGCACCAGCACAGCCATGCGACCTCCTGCCGACACTTTGCCCTGGGCGCTCCCCAGGCGCCCATCTCGGCGGAGTTCCCCCTGGGACACGCCGGTCAGCCGCCGCCTCAGACCGGCCTCGCCGCCCACCTGCCGCCGCCGGCACACCAGCCGCCGCTCACTGCCCTGCCCGCACCCCCTCAGTTCCAAGATGTGCCGGGACCTCCATTCCTACCTCAGGCCTTACACCAGCAATACCTCATCCAGCAGCAGCTTCTCGAAGCGCAGCACCGCAGGATCCTCCCGCACTCCAG AAGAACCCAGGAGCGTCTTCCCCTGAACCCTCACCGGATGCGCTCGGGCTACGAGTTCTCCCACCCCCTCCACGTTCCCCAGCAAAtgacgcagcagcagcagcggtacCTGGCCGAAGGCACCGACTG GGATCTCAGCGTGGACGCCGGCCTCCCTCACCACCAGTACCAGCTCCAGCAGCTTCCACAGCACTATCAGCATTACCTGGCCTCCCCTCGGATGCACCACTTCCCCAGGAACACGTCCTCTGCACAAGTG GTTGTGCATGAAATCAGAAACTACCCGTACCCCCAGCTGCACCTGTTGGCCCTGCAGAGCCTGAACCCCTCGCGGCACGCCACCGCCGTGAGAGAAAGCTACGAG GAGCTGTTGCAGCTGGAGGACCGGCTGGGGAGTGTCAGCAGAGGAGCGGTCCAGACGACCATCGAGCGATTCACCTTCCCACACAAATACAAGAAG AGGAAGCCCCTGCTGCTGAagattgaggaggaggaggaggaaaccgaCGTGGACGAGAAATGCACCATCTGTCTGTCCATGctggaggacggagaggacgtcAG gaGATTGCCCTGCATGCACCTCTTCCACCAGGGCTGCGTGGACCAATGGCTGGCCACCAGCAGGAAGTGTCCCATCTGTCGAGTGGACATCGAAACACAGCTGAACCCCGACAGCTGA